A section of the Arcobacter roscoffensis genome encodes:
- a CDS encoding response regulator, with amino-acid sequence MKNISIKLKLIILIGLSLLILASTLGIVSINQMKETLIESKYSQLTSVRDSKIKQLEDIFKLYKKQIYLLTKTSFSKDLTKEFLAVQEELDIDPYSKFPVNNKKVKELLPKWDAFYKSYTDTYPFDDVYVISAESGHVLYTFGKRNDFGANLANGEFRKSGLAKIWQKVKKYKRVVFYDMSAYEPRNGEPSMFIAAPVYIKDQFKSVLVYKIDNENIQAIMKYRSGYVSSHEDYLVGDDLHMRSDSFLSPKTHSLENSLKYPQSGRVDTIAAKEALRGNTGTKVITDYLGNKVLSSYTNFDIDEELRWAVISEINLEDILKKPNELRNTMIIITLVSFLIIMILLYLVIQKYIINSLSSFQDGLLNFFKFLNQETHEVKLLNSDSNDEIGIMSNAVNKGIEKTRENIEKSDIEAWIKDGVTQLNQILMNLKSVNDVSNESIKFISNYINAGVGVFYFYEEDKQKLQQYASYAHVIRDELSTSFDLKQGVIGQVAFQKEAILLKNIKKDENLITTGTVTQASYNTYTFPLIYNDELFGVIELGSFNEFNKQTLEFLSNITKAICISLATSIQANKVQKLLENTKVANDRLEKQQLELQEANAQMEEQQVQLEEANANMEEQQQQLEEANANMEEQQQQLKISEQNLKLQNQQLEETKKEIEKKADELTKSGKYKSEFLANMSHELRTPLNSIILLSSLLQKNSKKSLNNDDIKKAKTIFDSGNDLLRLINDILDLSKVESGKMEVIVDNFSSKDLLSHLKDTFDFTANDKGLEFNVIDEYNSIIHNDKDRILQILRNLISNAFKFTKEGSITVKIEPSSDLSQEFRINVIDTGIGIPLNKQEDIFKAFTQADGGTSRQYGGTGLGLSISRELAKLLGGYISLESKEEKGSNFSIDLPNLESVNSTKSVFEDEGSFKLQSNEKTKKDLTNNSKKVANDDRNIINTNDEAYLVIDDDEAFADIVYEEIKKDNNFVLVAYDGASGLDLIKNYNIKGVLLDLTLPDMDGIDVLKQLKSQAHTKNIPVHIISSKDKNKETLELGAIGYLQKPVYDGDINSVISSIDSFQEKKIKDLLIVEDDEVQREALIELVGEGVNIKGVKTASQAIEEVKKELYDTVVVDLGLMDGSGYEVCEFIKNNHPNLPIIIYTGRDISYEDKIKLQEYSNSIIIKTANSNERILNEINLFLHREEEPEESNNEIFDAIDLKDTNILIVDDDIKNIFVLDAALKEFEANTFTAFNGQEAIEFLKQNDKVDLILMDIMMPVMDGYEAMERIREDDSLKHIPIIAVTAKAMKEDREKCISLGADDYMSKPIDLNILGNLIKVWSTKKHR; translated from the coding sequence ATGAAAAATATTTCTATCAAACTTAAACTAATAATTCTTATTGGTTTATCACTTCTAATTTTAGCTTCAACACTTGGTATTGTTTCAATAAATCAAATGAAAGAAACATTAATAGAATCAAAGTATTCACAATTAACATCGGTCAGAGATTCAAAGATTAAACAACTTGAAGATATTTTTAAACTATATAAAAAACAAATATATCTTTTAACAAAAACTAGTTTCTCTAAAGATTTAACAAAAGAGTTTTTAGCTGTTCAAGAAGAATTAGACATAGACCCTTATAGTAAATTTCCAGTAAATAATAAAAAAGTAAAGGAGTTACTTCCAAAATGGGATGCTTTTTATAAAAGTTATACTGATACATATCCTTTTGATGATGTATATGTAATCTCTGCTGAATCAGGGCATGTTCTATATACTTTTGGAAAAAGAAACGATTTTGGTGCAAATCTAGCAAATGGTGAGTTTAGAAAAAGTGGTCTTGCAAAAATTTGGCAAAAAGTTAAAAAATACAAAAGAGTTGTATTTTATGATATGAGTGCATATGAACCTAGGAATGGTGAACCAAGTATGTTTATCGCAGCACCTGTTTACATAAAGGATCAATTTAAATCAGTTTTAGTTTATAAAATAGATAATGAAAATATTCAAGCTATTATGAAATATAGAAGTGGTTATGTAAGTTCACATGAAGATTATCTTGTAGGTGATGACTTACATATGAGAAGTGATAGTTTTTTGTCTCCTAAAACTCACTCTTTAGAAAACTCTTTAAAATATCCTCAAAGTGGTAGAGTTGACACAATTGCAGCAAAAGAAGCTTTAAGAGGAAATACAGGAACTAAAGTAATTACAGATTACCTAGGAAATAAGGTTTTATCTTCATATACAAACTTTGATATAGACGAAGAATTAAGATGGGCAGTGATTTCTGAAATTAATTTAGAAGATATATTAAAAAAACCAAATGAATTAAGAAATACAATGATTATAATTACACTTGTATCTTTTTTAATTATAATGATTTTACTTTACTTAGTAATTCAAAAATATATAATCAACTCATTAAGTAGTTTTCAAGATGGATTACTAAACTTCTTCAAGTTTTTAAATCAAGAGACACATGAAGTTAAACTTCTTAATAGTGATTCAAATGATGAAATTGGTATTATGAGTAATGCTGTAAACAAAGGTATTGAAAAAACAAGAGAAAATATTGAAAAAAGTGATATTGAAGCTTGGATTAAAGATGGGGTAACTCAACTAAATCAAATACTAATGAATTTAAAATCTGTAAATGATGTTAGTAATGAGTCTATTAAGTTTATAAGTAACTATATAAATGCAGGTGTTGGTGTATTTTATTTTTATGAAGAAGATAAACAAAAACTTCAACAATATGCAAGTTATGCCCATGTAATAAGAGATGAATTATCAACTTCATTTGACTTAAAACAAGGGGTAATAGGACAAGTTGCCTTTCAAAAAGAAGCCATTTTACTTAAAAATATCAAAAAAGATGAAAACCTAATCACAACTGGAACTGTAACTCAAGCCTCATATAACACTTATACTTTTCCTTTGATTTATAATGACGAACTATTTGGAGTTATTGAACTAGGTTCATTTAATGAATTCAACAAACAGACTTTAGAGTTTTTATCAAATATTACTAAGGCTATTTGTATTTCATTAGCTACATCTATTCAAGCTAACAAAGTACAAAAACTACTTGAAAATACAAAAGTTGCAAATGATAGATTAGAAAAACAACAATTAGAACTTCAAGAAGCAAATGCTCAAATGGAAGAACAACAAGTTCAACTTGAAGAAGCAAACGCAAATATGGAAGAGCAACAACAACAATTAGAAGAAGCAAATGCCAACATGGAAGAACAGCAGCAACAGCTAAAAATTTCTGAGCAAAACTTAAAACTTCAAAATCAACAACTAGAAGAAACAAAAAAAGAAATAGAGAAAAAAGCTGATGAATTAACAAAATCAGGTAAATACAAATCTGAATTTTTGGCAAATATGAGTCATGAGTTAAGAACACCTCTAAACTCTATTATTCTACTTTCATCACTACTTCAAAAAAATAGTAAAAAATCTTTAAATAATGATGATATTAAAAAAGCAAAAACTATTTTTGATTCAGGAAATGATTTATTAAGACTTATTAATGATATTTTAGATTTATCAAAAGTTGAGTCTGGAAAAATGGAAGTGATAGTAGATAACTTCTCTAGTAAAGATTTATTATCTCATTTAAAAGATACTTTTGACTTTACTGCAAATGACAAAGGTTTAGAGTTTAATGTTATTGATGAGTATAATAGCATTATACATAATGATAAAGATAGAATCCTACAGATTTTAAGAAACCTTATTTCAAATGCTTTCAAATTTACAAAAGAAGGTTCTATTACTGTAAAAATAGAGCCATCGTCAGATCTTTCACAAGAATTTAGAATTAATGTAATTGATACAGGAATTGGAATACCTCTTAACAAGCAAGAAGATATATTCAAAGCCTTTACACAAGCAGATGGTGGTACAAGTAGACAATATGGTGGTACTGGACTTGGCTTATCTATTTCAAGAGAATTAGCAAAACTACTTGGTGGTTATATCTCTTTAGAATCAAAAGAGGAAAAAGGAAGTAACTTTAGTATTGATTTACCTAACTTAGAAAGTGTAAATAGTACAAAATCTGTATTTGAAGATGAAGGAAGTTTTAAACTTCAAAGCAATGAAAAGACAAAAAAAGATTTAACTAACAATTCTAAAAAAGTAGCTAATGATGATAGAAACATTATAAATACAAATGATGAAGCTTATTTAGTTATCGATGATGATGAAGCCTTTGCTGATATTGTTTATGAAGAAATTAAAAAAGACAATAACTTTGTACTTGTTGCTTATGATGGAGCTTCTGGTTTAGACTTAATCAAAAACTATAATATTAAAGGGGTTTTACTAGATTTAACTCTTCCTGATATGGATGGAATTGATGTATTAAAACAATTAAAATCTCAAGCTCATACAAAAAATATACCTGTTCACATTATATCTTCAAAAGATAAGAACAAAGAAACATTAGAACTAGGTGCAATTGGTTACTTACAGAAACCTGTATATGATGGAGATATTAATAGTGTAATTTCTTCAATTGATTCTTTTCAAGAGAAAAAAATCAAAGACTTACTTATTGTTGAAGATGATGAAGTACAAAGAGAAGCTTTAATTGAACTTGTTGGTGAGGGTGTAAATATAAAAGGTGTTAAGACAGCTTCACAAGCTATTGAAGAAGTAAAAAAAGAGCTTTATGATACGGTTGTAGTTGATTTAGGACTTATGGATGGAAGTGGTTATGAAGTATGTGAATTTATTAAAAATAATCATCCTAATCTTCCAATTATTATTTATACTGGAAGAGATATTTCTTATGAAGATAAAATCAAACTTCAAGAATATAGTAATAGTATTATTATTAAAACAGCAAATTCAAATGAAAGAATTTTAAATGAAATCAATCTATTTTTACATAGAGAAGAAGAGCCGGAAGAATCAAACAATGAAATTTTTGATGCCATAGATTTAAAAGATACAAATATTTTAATAGTTGATGATGATATAAAAAATATTTTTGTTTTAGACGCTGCATTAAAAGAATTTGAAGCTAATACTTTTACAGCATTTAATGGACAAGAAGCCATTGAATTTTTAAAGCAAAATGATAAAGTTGATTTAATTTTAATGGATATTATGATGCCTGTAATGGATGGTTATGAAGCAATGGAGAGAATTAGAGAAGATGATAGCTTAAAACATATCCCAATTATTGCTGTAACTGCAAAAGCCATGAAAGAAGACAGAGAAAAATGTATTAGTCTTGGAGCTGATGATTATATGTCAAAGCCAATTGATTTAAATATTTTAGGAAATTTAATAAAAGTTTGGAGTACTAAAAAACATAGATGA
- a CDS encoding HAMP domain-containing sensor histidine kinase, translated as MSFKYRFIVSFVLLEIFFILLIVTVNFIAINNSSNKLTNQNIQSNITFMDELLKIPLSIYDIATIDNLILKATNLSYVNSIVVLDFQNKILSKDYNFKHLKLDEFINKNESFSFEKDNEFYEIKIEKIKEEEQLLGTMYIVFDTSENKHFISKNKNNTIMIILVEIFLSTFLSFIIGSKITNKLTRLSEVAEQIGKNKNPEIPYKTSKDEMGILAKSLNKMQEDLIQRSDKLKELAVTLNKQKNELIQAHKAKDAFLANMSHELKTPLNSINVISAIMMKNKQNRLDEEYQKNMTVINRCGKDLLYLINDILDISKLEAKEIKLDFTKVSLCEFIGEIEDMFRPQANEKNLEFIVSCDKSIDFVSIDKNRVNQIIKNLLSNALKFTSKGKIELIVRNKNNEFLEILVKDEGIGIAQNKLEHIFDRFKQADSTTTRKFGGTGLGLAISKELSNLMGGDISVESQENIGTTFIATISIQNSFNSLETTRQVVVDEKSKEFSMNVGVIQTETKINDIYILNNDPVAFLGIVIELNKDFKVKQATNIEKFKELINDIKDEDLVILSLDNTNIDEVKSLDLNNTVVVCEDLKLSENLDKPYEKLFEKNSLLKENLLTYIKDKA; from the coding sequence ATGTCATTTAAATATAGATTTATTGTCTCTTTTGTACTTTTAGAAATATTTTTTATTTTATTAATCGTAACAGTAAACTTCATTGCAATAAATAATTCTTCAAATAAATTAACAAATCAAAATATTCAATCAAATATTACTTTTATGGATGAGCTATTAAAAATTCCACTAAGTATTTATGATATAGCAACTATTGATAACTTAATATTAAAAGCAACGAATTTAAGTTATGTTAATTCAATTGTAGTATTAGATTTTCAAAATAAGATTCTTTCAAAAGATTATAATTTTAAGCATTTAAAACTTGATGAGTTTATAAATAAAAATGAGTCTTTTTCTTTTGAAAAAGATAATGAATTTTATGAAATTAAAATAGAAAAAATAAAAGAAGAGGAACAACTTCTTGGTACGATGTATATCGTTTTTGACACAAGTGAAAATAAACACTTTATTTCAAAAAATAAAAACAATACAATTATGATCATATTAGTTGAGATATTTTTATCAACATTTTTATCGTTTATAATTGGTTCTAAGATTACAAATAAACTAACAAGACTTTCAGAAGTAGCTGAGCAAATCGGTAAAAATAAAAACCCAGAAATTCCTTATAAAACATCTAAAGATGAGATGGGTATTCTTGCAAAATCTCTTAATAAAATGCAAGAAGATTTAATTCAAAGAAGTGATAAGTTAAAAGAATTGGCAGTAACACTAAATAAACAGAAAAATGAATTAATACAAGCACATAAAGCCAAAGATGCTTTTTTGGCAAATATGAGTCATGAATTAAAAACACCACTAAATTCAATAAATGTAATATCTGCAATTATGATGAAGAATAAACAAAATAGACTTGATGAAGAGTATCAAAAGAACATGACAGTTATAAATAGATGTGGAAAAGACTTACTGTACTTAATCAATGATATTTTAGATATTTCAAAGCTAGAAGCAAAAGAGATAAAACTTGATTTTACTAAAGTGAGCTTATGTGAATTTATAGGTGAAATTGAAGATATGTTTAGACCTCAAGCAAATGAGAAAAACCTTGAGTTTATTGTTTCTTGTGATAAAAGTATTGATTTTGTATCTATTGACAAAAATAGAGTTAATCAAATCATAAAAAATCTTTTAAGTAATGCTTTAAAATTTACAAGTAAAGGTAAAATCGAACTAATTGTTAGAAATAAAAACAATGAGTTTTTAGAAATTCTAGTAAAAGATGAGGGTATAGGAATTGCACAAAATAAATTAGAGCATATATTTGATAGGTTTAAACAAGCTGATTCAACAACTACAAGAAAATTTGGGGGAACTGGACTTGGCTTAGCAATTAGTAAAGAATTATCTAATTTAATGGGTGGAGATATAAGTGTTGAGAGTCAAGAAAATATTGGAACAACTTTCATAGCAACTATAAGTATACAAAATAGTTTTAATTCTTTAGAAACAACAAGGCAAGTAGTTGTAGATGAAAAGTCAAAAGAGTTCTCTATGAATGTTGGCGTAATACAGACTGAAACTAAAATAAATGACATTTATATATTGAATAACGATCCTGTGGCATTTTTAGGTATTGTTATTGAGTTAAATAAAGACTTCAAAGTAAAACAAGCTACAAATATTGAAAAATTTAAAGAATTAATCAATGATATAAAAGATGAAGACTTGGTAATTTTAAGTTTAGATAATACAAATATTGATGAAGTAAAAAGTTTAGATTTAAATAATACGGTAGTTGTTTGTGAGGATTTAAAACTAAGTGAAAATTTAGATAAGCCATATGAAAAACTTTTTGAAAAGAACTCTTTGTTAAAAGAGAATTTATTAACATATATTAAGGATAAAGCATGA
- a CDS encoding response regulator has product MKKFTILIIDDIEDNIYTLKFLLNSNFEDLQILEANSAKDAIFLIMQNDVDLILSDIQMPEIDGFELVEYLQSVPSTSQIPIVLITGIYHDDIYKKRAFSLSNEVVDFISKPIDDEILCQKLRVYIKIFEEKKITKENLLQKDRLIKDHNKVNSMLDNLDNINEDLQGIIKHSDEYKKLMEEEDLLIDLEEVVAKNKS; this is encoded by the coding sequence ATGAAAAAATTTACTATATTAATTATTGATGATATTGAAGATAATATTTATACTTTGAAATTTTTGTTAAATAGTAATTTTGAAGATTTACAGATTCTAGAAGCAAACAGTGCAAAAGATGCTATTTTTCTGATAATGCAAAATGATGTGGATTTGATTTTAAGTGATATTCAAATGCCTGAAATTGATGGCTTTGAGTTAGTAGAATATCTTCAATCCGTACCCTCTACAAGTCAAATACCTATAGTTTTAATTACTGGTATTTATCATGATGATATATATAAAAAAAGAGCATTCTCTCTTTCAAATGAAGTGGTTGATTTTATTAGTAAGCCAATTGATGATGAGATTTTATGTCAGAAACTAAGAGTTTATATTAAGATTTTTGAAGAAAAAAAGATTACTAAAGAAAATTTACTACAAAAAGATAGATTAATAAAAGACCATAATAAAGTAAATAGTATGCTTGATAATTTAGATAATATAAATGAAGATTTACAAGGTATTATAAAACATAGTGATGAATACAAAAAGTTAATGGAAGAAGAGGATTTACTAATAGATTTAGAAGAGGTAGTAGCAAAAAATAAATCTTAG
- a CDS encoding ABC-F family ATP-binding cassette domain-containing protein — protein MVQVVNLKKAFGARVLFQDINLKLDTGKRYGLIGANGAGKTTFLKILAGIEDATEGEVQVQNGKKVGTLEQNQFAYEEHTLFDTVLLGNKRLYDAIKEKEELYMSPEFTDEVNNRLAELEIVCVEEDPTYEYDVKITKILEDLGFPASQQTDLMSTLTGGDKFKVLLAQVLYPKPDVLFLDEPTNNLDIETIGWLENQLQHHDGTMVVISHDRHFLNAVCTHILDVDFKKIREFTGTYDDWYIASTVLAKQAQTDMNKKQKEKEELEKFIARFSANASKAKQATSRQKQLDKLDVGTIEVSSRRDPSIIFKQKREVGKELLIVKNISKSYDGQTVLNDISFTVEKGDKIALIGPNGIGKTTLCEIIVQNVEPDSGDVHWGATIQNGYFPQNATDLISGDITLYDWLRSFDRDADINEIRNCLGRMLFNGQEQEKKVQSCSGGEKHRMFLSKIMLEQPNFMVLDEPTNHLDLEAIIALGEGLLEYPGSVVCVSHDRELLDAYANRIIEIQEDGSIVDFKGTYEDYIESKKA, from the coding sequence ATGGTACAAGTAGTAAATTTAAAAAAAGCATTCGGAGCAAGAGTGCTTTTTCAAGACATTAATCTTAAACTAGATACAGGGAAAAGATATGGTCTAATTGGTGCAAATGGTGCTGGTAAGACTACATTTCTTAAGATTTTAGCAGGTATTGAAGATGCAACAGAGGGTGAAGTTCAAGTTCAAAATGGTAAAAAAGTAGGAACACTAGAGCAAAATCAGTTTGCATACGAAGAGCATACATTATTTGATACAGTATTATTAGGTAATAAAAGACTATATGATGCAATCAAAGAAAAAGAAGAGTTATATATGAGTCCTGAGTTTACTGATGAAGTAAACAACAGATTAGCAGAATTAGAAATTGTTTGTGTTGAAGAAGACCCAACATATGAATATGATGTAAAGATTACAAAAATCTTAGAAGATTTAGGTTTTCCAGCTTCTCAACAAACTGATTTAATGTCTACATTAACAGGTGGAGATAAATTTAAGGTTTTATTAGCACAAGTTTTATATCCAAAACCTGATGTTTTATTCCTAGATGAGCCTACGAATAACCTTGATATTGAAACTATTGGATGGTTAGAAAACCAGTTACAACACCATGATGGTACTATGGTAGTTATTTCTCACGATAGACACTTTTTAAATGCAGTTTGTACTCATATCCTAGATGTAGATTTTAAGAAAATTAGAGAATTTACAGGTACTTATGATGATTGGTACATTGCTTCAACAGTATTAGCAAAACAAGCTCAAACTGATATGAATAAAAAACAAAAAGAAAAAGAAGAACTAGAAAAATTCATTGCTAGATTCTCAGCAAATGCATCAAAAGCAAAACAAGCTACTTCAAGACAAAAACAACTTGATAAATTAGATGTTGGTACTATTGAAGTTTCTTCAAGAAGAGACCCATCTATTATCTTTAAACAAAAAAGAGAAGTTGGTAAAGAATTATTAATAGTTAAAAATATTTCTAAATCTTATGATGGTCAAACAGTATTAAATGACATTTCATTTACAGTTGAAAAGGGTGATAAAATTGCATTAATAGGACCAAATGGTATTGGTAAAACTACTTTATGTGAAATTATTGTTCAAAATGTTGAACCTGATAGTGGTGATGTTCATTGGGGAGCAACTATTCAAAATGGTTACTTCCCTCAAAATGCCACTGATTTAATTTCAGGAGATATTACACTTTATGATTGGTTAAGATCATTTGATAGAGATGCTGATATTAATGAAATTAGAAACTGTTTAGGAAGAATGTTATTTAATGGTCAAGAACAAGAGAAAAAAGTTCAGTCTTGTTCAGGGGGAGAAAAACATAGAATGTTCTTATCTAAAATTATGTTAGAGCAACCAAACTTTATGGTTTTAGATGAGCCAACAAACCACTTAGACTTAGAAGCAATTATTGCTTTAGGTGAAGGTTTACTTGAGTATCCAGGTTCTGTAGTTTGTGTATCACACGATAGGGAATTATTAGATGCATATGCAAATAGAATTATTGAGATTCAAGAAGATGGTTCGATTGTTGATTTCAAAGGAACTTATGAAGATTATATAGAATCAAAAAAGGCTTAA
- the ligA gene encoding NAD-dependent DNA ligase LigA — protein sequence MTKNEYDLNIDKLIKWAYSYYVEDNPVATDEEYDKLARLCLAYEQENPSLSHPNSPNKRVGGMVLDGFVKANHLSRMWSQEDVFDTKELEDWINRAKKVNTNLEFYCEPKFDGASLNLIYENGFLKQAITRGDGSIGEDVTNNVKTIHSIPLQIEEKGLLEIRGEIVIKKADFEKINELRLKNEEAPFANPRNAASGSLRQLDPSITAKRKLFFNVWGVGENSLDFDKTSELMNYIYSLGFAKPPLQTITSTVDGIEEIYHEIIKQRDSIEMMLDGMVVKINDIETQQELGYTVKFPRWSCAYKFPAVEKTTKIKDIIQQVGRTGVITPVAVVEPTHIDGSMVERASLHNYDEIQRLDLRINDEVIIIKSGDIIPKITKVFHDRRDGSQEEIQRPTNCPKCDSELLDEGTLIKCQNLDCPSIVTNSIIYFASKNCMNIDGLGIKIVEQLVREKKIYDILDLYSLEYENLADLEGFKDKKINNLLNSIKNTKGVELHRVINALGIEHIGEVASKQICLEFGLNVVNIDIDSLIALDGIGEQMAKSFVEFMHVNKELVLKLLEIIQPTVEEKVEIQENNFKGKTVVLTGTMSRSRGLIKKELEALGAKVSSSVSKKTDYLIYGEDAGSKYDKAVDLKVSTLTEEQMLEMI from the coding sequence ATGACTAAAAATGAATATGATTTAAATATTGACAAACTTATAAAATGGGCTTATTCTTATTATGTTGAAGACAATCCAGTAGCTACAGATGAAGAGTATGATAAATTAGCTAGATTGTGTTTAGCTTATGAGCAAGAAAATCCAAGCCTATCCCATCCAAATTCTCCAAATAAAAGAGTTGGTGGTATGGTTTTAGATGGCTTTGTAAAAGCAAATCATTTAAGCAGAATGTGGTCACAAGAAGATGTATTTGATACAAAAGAATTAGAAGATTGGATAAATAGAGCTAAAAAAGTAAATACTAATTTAGAATTCTATTGTGAACCAAAATTTGATGGAGCTAGTTTAAATCTTATTTATGAAAATGGTTTTTTAAAACAAGCCATTACAAGAGGTGATGGTAGTATTGGAGAAGATGTTACAAACAATGTAAAAACAATTCATTCTATTCCACTTCAAATAGAAGAAAAAGGACTTTTAGAAATAAGAGGTGAAATTGTAATTAAAAAAGCAGACTTTGAAAAAATAAATGAATTAAGACTTAAAAATGAAGAAGCACCTTTTGCAAATCCTAGAAATGCAGCTTCAGGAAGCTTAAGACAACTAGATCCAAGTATCACAGCTAAGAGAAAACTATTTTTTAACGTTTGGGGTGTAGGTGAGAACTCACTTGATTTTGATAAAACATCAGAGCTTATGAACTATATTTATTCTCTTGGATTTGCGAAACCTCCTTTACAAACGATTACATCTACAGTTGATGGAATTGAAGAAATTTATCACGAAATAATCAAACAAAGAGATAGTATTGAAATGATGCTTGATGGTATGGTTGTAAAAATAAACGATATAGAAACTCAACAAGAATTAGGATATACAGTAAAATTTCCTAGATGGTCATGTGCTTATAAATTCCCAGCAGTTGAAAAAACAACAAAAATCAAAGATATTATTCAACAAGTAGGAAGAACAGGAGTTATAACTCCAGTTGCAGTAGTAGAGCCAACGCATATAGATGGAAGTATGGTTGAAAGAGCTAGTTTACATAACTATGATGAGATTCAAAGACTTGACTTAAGAATAAATGATGAAGTAATTATTATCAAAAGTGGTGATATTATTCCAAAGATTACAAAGGTCTTTCATGATAGAAGAGATGGAAGTCAAGAAGAGATACAAAGACCTACAAATTGTCCTAAATGTGATAGTGAACTTTTAGATGAAGGTACTTTAATTAAGTGTCAAAACTTAGATTGTCCAAGTATTGTTACTAATTCTATTATCTATTTTGCTAGTAAAAACTGTATGAATATAGATGGACTTGGAATTAAGATAGTTGAACAACTTGTAAGAGAAAAGAAAATCTATGATATTTTAGATTTATATTCATTAGAATATGAGAACTTAGCAGACCTAGAAGGATTTAAAGATAAAAAAATAAATAATCTATTAAACTCTATCAAAAATACAAAAGGTGTTGAACTTCACAGAGTTATAAATGCTTTAGGAATTGAGCATATAGGTGAAGTTGCATCAAAACAAATTTGTTTAGAGTTTGGTTTAAATGTTGTAAATATTGATATTGATTCATTAATTGCTTTAGATGGTATTGGAGAGCAAATGGCAAAATCATTTGTTGAGTTTATGCATGTGAATAAAGAACTTGTTTTAAAACTTCTTGAAATAATTCAGCCTACAGTTGAAGAAAAAGTAGAAATACAAGAGAATAACTTCAAAGGTAAAACAGTAGTTTTAACAGGAACAATGAGTAGATCACGAGGGTTAATAAAAAAAGAGCTAGAAGCCTTAGGTGCAAAAGTAAGTTCATCTGTGTCTAAAAAAACTGATTATTTAATTTATGGTGAAGATGCTGGTAGTAAATACGACAAAGCTGTTGATTTAAAAGTATCAACACTCACAGAAGAGCAAATGCTAGAGATGATTTAA
- a CDS encoding acyl-CoA thioesterase: MSEEVKREKSLTMTMLMTPDKANFSGKNVHGGEILKMLDHVAYACAARYTGMYAVTLSVDMVLFKNPIKIGSLVTFHASVNYTGRTSMEIGIKVISEDIKDHTIKNTNVCYFTMISVDENGKPTPVPKLDLQTEDDKRRYNDAIKRREIRMESRHAK, from the coding sequence ATGAGCGAAGAAGTAAAAAGAGAAAAATCTTTAACAATGACAATGTTAATGACTCCAGATAAAGCAAACTTTTCTGGAAAAAATGTACATGGTGGTGAAATTTTAAAAATGCTTGATCATGTTGCATATGCTTGTGCTGCTAGATATACAGGAATGTATGCAGTAACATTATCAGTTGATATGGTATTATTTAAAAATCCAATAAAAATAGGTTCTCTTGTTACTTTCCATGCATCAGTAAACTACACAGGTAGAACATCAATGGAAATTGGTATTAAAGTAATTTCAGAAGACATTAAAGACCATACAATTAAAAATACAAATGTATGTTACTTTACAATGATTTCAGTAGATGAAAATGGAAAACCAACACCTGTACCAAAACTTGATTTACAAACTGAAGATGATAAAAGAAGATATAACGACGCTATTAAAAGAAGAGAAATCAGAATGGAATCAAGACACGCTAAATAG